A region of the Zootoca vivipara chromosome 3, rZooViv1.1, whole genome shotgun sequence genome:
GCACATTTCCTGCATCATGTGCCCTCATTCCTTGCCCTGGGAATGTGGCCTTGCCAAATCATTTTACGGTATGGGCGAGGCCATGTTTGAGCCTGGGAATTCCAAGTTCACTGCAGCACACTAGCTCTCGGTTTCACATTACCTTACTTCCCTCAGTAGCTTTAAAGCCAGGAAACATAGCTTGGTTGCTCAGAATTAAAACTTGAGCCAAAAAACCTCTATGAAACAGATAAAATTACAGCAGGCCTACAACTTACGcaagggttacattccagggatcaTCCCCAACACCAAAATCACACACAGTCAATAGTGGATGAGATTGACAATGTCATTTTCCCAGAGCCCCGCCCCCTTTTAATTTTCTTAAGTTTTGCCACATGCTTAAACCTGAATGCCCGCAAGTTAAATGAGTAAGTGGCTGGGAATTGCCACCTCAAGTTAGAAGCTGAATGTTAATCTCTAGTTTGTTATAAAAACCAATACTGCTAATAATCTATTTTGAGTATTTTATTAAATACTGTAGAAGAAACACAAGTTTGTGAATTATGCTCAAGTGCAAGGTAGTGAATATTTGTTGTAATAAAGGTCTGTGTGTTATGCAGCACCACAATGTCTCTCAACCAGTAAATATATTAGCCACCCTTGTCCTTCCAAAACTATACACTGTATTCCAGTTAATTTAACTGTGTATCCGCATAAGCAATTGCAGCCATAAAATTTCTGATACAGTagacagagttttgcatgttttatttggaaaattcaaaATGGGACTTTCTACCTAGTAAGCATCTTCTATGGCTTTTTATAGCAATATAAGGGACACTAAGAAAATCTGTTCAACAGAGCCACTTAAGCATGTATTGGAAAGGCGATTTGTGTCAGTTTGCTGCAAGAGGGAGGGCCTCAGGAGAAGAAAGTATTTATTACGTGGCACAATTGATTTTGCACAGTTTCGAACAAAAGCTTGGTTAACAGAAAGCTATGCAATTGTCCTGAGATCAGCAGAGAAAAAGGCCAGAGGGGCTTTGACGGGGAAGCCACCAGCGCCGAGAAGAAAGGAGCTGTCGTCCGGAAACCAGCTTACTTCGTTTCATTCAGCGCCGGGCCCCAAGCGAGCCTCGCGAGGCCTATTTGCAGAGCCCCTCGAGTTTCTCCAGCGCACCCTTCATGTCCCGGATGCGCCGGGACAAGGCCGGCACCGGCTGCATCGCCTTGTCCAGCTCCTCGCAGCGCGCCATCAGCGTGTACATGGAGCGGATGCTCGTGTCCACCGCCTCGCCCAGGCTCTCCACGCCGTCGCGGTACGTCTGGATGCAGCCCACGCTGAGTGCCGTCAGGGCCTGCAGGGCGCCGTGCACGCTGCGCAGCAGCTCGTCCACCTGCGCCGCCGCCTGCACGGCTAGAGCCGCCAGGTCCTGCAGCGCCGCCGGGTCCACGGCGGGAATGAGGCAGCCGGAGCCCGGCGGGGCGCTGCGCCGCATCTGCTGCTCGAAGTCGCTGGCCACGAAGTGCGTGAGGCGCCTGTCCCAGTGCACGGTGCCCTCGCGCTCTAGGCTGCTCGGCGGCTCCTCCGACAGGCTACCCGCCCCGCCGCCCTGCGGGGAAACTCCCGTCGCCACCGCCTCAGCCATTGCCCGGCGCGCTACTCGGAACTACCGGAGGTATCAGCCGCCCCCTCGCTTAGAAAGGAGGCGGGCCTTGGCCTGCATACGCGCTTCGGATTAGCCGGCGTGCAGGCGGAGGAGGCGTGGCTCATGCGATTTGTAGCGCTTGATTGGCGGCTGCCGCCTAACGGCGCAACCCTgcgcttgtttactcagaagtgaatcccactgacttcaatgggacttactctcaaatAAAGGGTAGGTGGTCTGCACTCCTAAGAGGGCTGGCAGTGGGGAGGTGAAGCACCATCTCCTAATTTCGCTCATCGCTAAGCGAGAAGCCGAGAAAGCAACGGCTCGTTCCAGAAAGGGGGCGTAACCTCCCCCACAGTATTTGTGTCCATCTTCATTGGGGAAAGTAGGGAGGCCCTCACAGGACATGCTCGGGGCTGATTGGGCAACGGCGACGGAAAGGCGGGCTCCCATGCAAGCTTTCCTTTCTGATAGGCAGGCGGCGGAAAGTGGGTGTGGCCTTCTCGAGTAACAACAGTGGGGCGTTGTGGCGATTTCTCTTCACTCCCCCGCCATGTTCTCCTAGCAGCGGAGCTGATCGCCTAACCAGCGCAGCTACTTAAAATCCCGAGCGGACGCTCCGCACTCACACCCCCTGCGCCCCAGCTCTTTTCCCCCCCTTGCCCACCatctcaactttttttttttaaccacctcCGCGCTGCTACGCGAAATCCTACTCCTTTCGACCATGGTGACTACTACGGCGCCTCCACCGTTTCTAGCCCGGATCTCGGCCGGTACTGAGGACCCCCGGCGGTTCCCTGCATCCCTGTTCCAGCGCCTCATGCGGGCAGACTGCAGCGGTGAAAGCCACCAGCCCAACTGCTGCCCAGTGGGACCAGGAGGTAGCGCGCGGCCGGCGCTGAAGAGAGTGCGGCGGCGAAGAGCGAAGATACGCTCCGCTCCCTCCGGCCTCCTACAGAGCCGCTACCAGCACTACCAGCAACATCGCGCCGGCTTGACGCGAAGGAACACCGCGCAGGGGACGTGTAACCCCTATGAAGTCCCCGTCCCCTCC
Encoded here:
- the LOC118082263 gene encoding BLOC-1-related complex subunit 6-like, with the translated sequence MAEAVATGVSPQGGGAGSLSEEPPSSLEREGTVHWDRRLTHFVASDFEQQMRRSAPPGSGCLIPAVDPAALQDLAALAVQAAAQVDELLRSVHGALQALTALSVGCIQTYRDGVESLGEAVDTSIRSMYTLMARCEELDKAMQPVPALSRRIRDMKGALEKLEGLCK